Proteins encoded in a region of the Raphanus sativus cultivar WK10039 chromosome 8, ASM80110v3, whole genome shotgun sequence genome:
- the LOC108835328 gene encoding receptor-like cytosolic serine/threonine-protein kinase RBK2 — MMMKVSDSSSPTGVLEEFFRTEEFESSQSTTTSKNPSSSRFRRVVQLLRSTSKKSLENLKVQFQYNNAVTSSLRRCSSLRDTLRFGPSSDSHVLAHSPRRIFSFSDLKTATNNFAPENLIGKGGYAEVYRGKFSNGQMVAIKRLMRGNIEEIIVDFLSEMGIMAHVNHPNIAKLLGYGVEGGMHLVLELSPHGSLASMLYSSKEKMKWSIRYKIALGVAEGLVYLHRGCHRRIIHRDIKAANILLTHDFSPQICDFGLAKWLPEHWTNHIVSKFEGTFGYLAPEYLTHGIVDEKTDVFSLGVLLLELVTGRRALDYSKQSLVLWAKPLMKKNKIRELIDPSLAGEYDWMQIKLVLLAASLSIQESSIERPGMSQVVEILKGNLNDLKCIMKCRVPFYRKAFRDENMSRNIQKVRT; from the exons ATG ATGATGAAAGTTTCAGACTCGTCTTCACCCACTGGAGTTCTCGAAGAGTTCTTCAGAACAGAAGAATTCGAAAGCTCCCAGAGTACAACTACCAGTAAGAACCCTTCCTCCTCCCGTTTCCGCAGGGTTGTTCAACTTCTAAGAAGCACGTCGAAAAAATCTCTAGAGAATCTGAAGGTCCAGTTTCAGTACAACAATGCCGTTACAAGCTCTTTGAGAAGATGCAGTAGCTTGAGAGACACTCTCAGATTTGGCCCCTCCAGTGATTCTCACGTTCTTGCACACTCTCCTCGaagaatcttttctttttctgatcTCAAAACTGCCACCAACAATTTCGCTCCAG AGAATCTAATTGGAAAAGGAGGTTATGCTGAAGTTTACAGGGGGAAGTTTTCAAATGGACAAATGGTAGCCATAAAACGTCTGATGCGTGGAAACATCGAAGAGATCATTGTAGATTTTCTATCAGAGATGGGTATAATGGCACATGTTAATCATCCAAACATAGCCAAGCTTTTAGGCTATGGTGTCGAAGGAGGAATGCACCTTGTTCTTGAGTTGTCACCTCATGGGAGTTTAGCTTCTATGCTTTATA GCTcaaaggagaagatgaaatgGAGCATCAGGTACAAAATAGCTTTGGGAGTTGCAGAGGGTCTGGTGTATCTTCACAGAGGATGTCACAGGAGAATCATTCACAGAGATATCAAAGCCGCAAACATTCTTCTCACGCATGATTTTTCGCCTCAG ATATGCGACTTTGGGCTTGCGAAGTGGCTACCTGAACACTGGACAAACCATATAGTTTCCAAATTTGAGGGCACATTTGG ATATCTTGCTCCTGAGTACTTAACACATGGGATAGTAGATGAAAAGACCGATGTATTCTCCCTGGGTGTACTTTTGCTAGAACTTGTTACTGGACGACGAGCTCTTGACTATTCCAAGCAAAGTCTTGTTCTATGG GCCAAACcattgatgaagaagaacaaaatTAGAGAGCTAATTGATCCATCTTTAGCGGGCGAATATGATTGGATGCAGATTAAACTTGTGCTTCTGGCTGCTTCGCTATCAATCCAAGAATCATCAATAGAGAGGCCTGGGATGAGTCAG GTCGTTGAGATCCTCAAAGGCAACTTGAACGATCTCAAGTGCATCATGAAATGCAGAGTTCCTTTTTATCGAAAAGCTTTTAGAGATGAGAACATGTCAAGAAATATCCAGAAAGTTAGAACTTGA